From Echinicola soli, a single genomic window includes:
- the purD gene encoding phosphoribosylamine--glycine ligase yields MNILLLGSGGREHAFAYKIANSPKCDRLYVAPGNAGTAGIATNVSIGITDFGAMKEFVLANSIDLVVVGPEEPLVKGVADYFASQEETKALPVVGPKQKGATLEGSKDFSKQFMQRHQVPTAASATFTIDTIDEGLAFIKKQQLPVVLKADGLAAGKGVLICETLEDAESSFKEMLLESKFGAASEKVVIEEFLSGIELSVFVATDGKSYKILPEAKDYKRIGEKDTGLNTGGMGAVSPVPFAKGEFLRKVEEKVVKPTIEGLEKDQIDYKGFIFIGLMNDNGEPYVIEYNVRMGDPETQAVLPRIKSDFVDLLYAMGTGTLKDYELTLEDFTATTIVMVAGGYPGAYPKGDVISGLDNENGNSITFHAGTSTTPQGDVVTNGGRVLGITGKGNSIEEALSNAYSRVHEISWKDVYFRNDIGQDILNYGK; encoded by the coding sequence ATGAACATACTGTTATTAGGAAGCGGAGGAAGAGAACATGCCTTCGCCTATAAAATTGCCAATAGCCCAAAATGCGACCGTCTATATGTAGCCCCAGGAAATGCTGGCACTGCCGGCATCGCTACCAATGTATCCATTGGAATCACGGATTTTGGCGCCATGAAGGAATTTGTCCTTGCCAATTCGATTGACTTGGTGGTGGTAGGCCCCGAAGAACCCTTGGTCAAGGGTGTGGCAGATTATTTTGCTTCCCAAGAAGAGACGAAAGCATTGCCTGTGGTAGGGCCAAAACAAAAAGGAGCCACCTTGGAAGGAAGCAAGGATTTTTCTAAACAGTTTATGCAGCGCCACCAAGTGCCCACCGCTGCTTCAGCGACCTTTACCATAGATACTATCGACGAAGGATTGGCGTTTATCAAAAAACAGCAGCTCCCAGTGGTGCTCAAAGCCGACGGGCTTGCGGCAGGGAAAGGTGTGCTGATCTGCGAAACCTTAGAAGATGCTGAAAGTTCATTTAAGGAGATGCTGCTGGAAAGCAAATTTGGTGCAGCCTCCGAAAAAGTGGTCATTGAGGAGTTTTTATCAGGCATTGAGCTCTCTGTATTCGTGGCGACAGACGGTAAAAGCTATAAAATCCTCCCTGAAGCGAAAGATTATAAACGCATCGGTGAAAAAGACACAGGCCTCAATACAGGTGGTATGGGAGCAGTCAGTCCGGTGCCTTTTGCAAAAGGTGAGTTCTTAAGAAAAGTCGAAGAAAAAGTGGTCAAACCGACCATTGAAGGCCTTGAAAAAGACCAAATAGATTATAAGGGATTCATTTTCATCGGTTTGATGAATGACAATGGAGAACCTTATGTGATCGAGTATAACGTGCGTATGGGAGACCCTGAAACCCAAGCAGTACTTCCTCGTATCAAGAGTGATTTTGTGGACTTGCTCTATGCCATGGGTACAGGCACCCTGAAAGATTATGAATTAACACTGGAAGACTTTACGGCCACGACTATTGTAATGGTAGCGGGTGGATACCCAGGTGCCTATCCAAAAGGTGATGTGATCAGTGGACTTGATAATGAAAATGGCAACAGTATCACATTCCACGCAGGCACCTCCACAACCCCCCAAGGAGATGTGGTCACCAATGGCGGCCGTGTATTGGGAATCACAGGCAAAGGAAACAGCATAGAAGAAGCGCTGTCCAATGCCTATTCCAGGGTACATGAAATATCCTGGAAAGATGTCTATTTCCGAAATGATATCGGTCAAGACATCCTAAATTATGGTAAATAA
- a CDS encoding gliding motility lipoprotein GldH: MNNRSMVKKLYGTLLISSLLLSCNNDRVYEEYHGLENLSWPIADTVTFDIETKYDHDDVISTLRVKYNKDYDYYNLYVRYLVRDSLGQIRNNELLNLNLFDPKTGKPLGSGYGNSFTQMDTLPLSKVKDGEKITIQFVQYMRSNDLDGIEAVGIKLKRGVDD, from the coding sequence ATGAACAATAGATCGATGGTCAAAAAGCTTTATGGGACTTTGCTGATATCATCCCTTCTGCTTTCCTGTAACAACGACCGGGTATATGAAGAATACCATGGCTTGGAAAATCTATCTTGGCCTATCGCTGATACCGTTACGTTTGACATTGAGACGAAATATGATCATGATGACGTAATTTCTACGCTTCGTGTCAAGTACAATAAGGATTATGATTATTACAACCTTTATGTACGGTATTTGGTCAGGGACAGCCTTGGACAAATCAGGAATAACGAATTGTTAAACCTTAATTTATTTGATCCCAAAACCGGAAAGCCCTTAGGTAGTGGTTATGGCAACAGCTTTACCCAAATGGACACCTTGCCGTTAAGCAAAGTGAAAGATGGCGAAAAAATAACGATACAATTTGTCCAATACATGCGAAGCAATGACTTGGACGGCATAGAAGCCGTGGGAATCAAACTTAAAAGAGGAGTGGATGATTGA
- a CDS encoding PSP1 domain-containing protein, giving the protein MAGCSSCSTTAGSGGCQNNGTCGTSDCNKMNSFDWLSHMGIPNVDNFDIVEVKFKGGRKDYFRNVNHLQLTTGDPVVVDVPSGHHIGYVSLQGELVRLQMQKRKIKNDDNITKIYRVASPKDLEKWEEAKNREVPTLYRTKQIIDEIKLEMKLSDIEYQADNSKATFYYSADERVDFRELIKILASEFKIRVEMRQISLRQEAGRLGGVGVCGRELCCSTWIHDFKSVSTSAARYQNLSLNPTKLSGQCGRLKCCLNYELDTYMTALEDIPNIEKPLVTEAGHAKLQKTDIFRKLMWFSYNNENNWHSIDCGRVKEIIEMNKEGEKPFSLEFNDVMDLDEDKSNSNIDLEMLDKKFSKNNKKKKKRKPRPKQSANKPAGAKADTQTSPPNKDNKDKQQSHRKPSNRRKGGEQRKGPSPQKQQPAGDQKNPQTAQGAKPKGNKRRNNRKKGGGRPSNNKGNQQNEQ; this is encoded by the coding sequence ATGGCAGGATGTAGTAGCTGCTCTACCACCGCTGGAAGCGGAGGGTGCCAAAATAATGGCACTTGTGGTACGAGCGATTGTAATAAAATGAATTCCTTCGATTGGCTGTCCCATATGGGCATTCCAAACGTGGATAATTTTGACATAGTAGAAGTCAAGTTTAAAGGCGGACGAAAAGATTATTTCAGAAACGTAAACCACCTTCAACTCACCACTGGTGATCCGGTGGTAGTGGATGTGCCCAGTGGCCACCATATCGGCTATGTCTCCCTCCAAGGGGAGCTGGTCAGGCTTCAAATGCAAAAACGAAAGATCAAAAATGATGACAACATCACCAAGATCTATCGTGTCGCCTCACCAAAAGACCTTGAAAAGTGGGAAGAAGCCAAAAACAGGGAAGTACCGACCCTATATAGGACCAAGCAAATCATCGACGAAATAAAGCTGGAAATGAAATTGTCCGATATAGAATATCAGGCGGACAATTCGAAAGCCACCTTTTACTATTCTGCCGATGAGCGGGTAGACTTCAGGGAACTGATCAAAATACTGGCTTCTGAATTCAAAATCCGTGTGGAAATGCGACAAATCAGCCTTAGGCAAGAAGCAGGTAGATTGGGAGGAGTTGGTGTATGTGGCCGTGAATTATGCTGCTCTACCTGGATCCATGATTTCAAAAGTGTCAGCACTTCTGCCGCACGGTACCAGAATCTTTCCTTAAACCCCACCAAGCTTTCCGGACAATGTGGAAGGCTGAAGTGTTGCCTCAATTATGAGCTGGATACATACATGACCGCTTTGGAAGATATTCCAAACATCGAAAAGCCCTTGGTGACAGAAGCCGGCCATGCAAAACTCCAGAAGACAGACATCTTCAGGAAGCTAATGTGGTTTAGTTATAACAATGAAAACAACTGGCATTCGATTGATTGCGGCAGGGTAAAAGAGATCATCGAGATGAATAAGGAAGGGGAAAAACCTTTCAGTCTTGAGTTCAACGATGTCATGGACCTTGATGAAGATAAGAGCAACTCCAATATCGATTTGGAAATGCTGGACAAAAAATTCAGTAAGAACAATAAGAAGAAGAAAAAACGAAAGCCCAGGCCAAAACAATCAGCTAACAAACCGGCCGGAGCCAAAGCCGACACGCAAACTTCTCCGCCAAACAAGGACAATAAAGACAAGCAACAATCTCACCGCAAACCTTCCAACCGAAGAAAAGGCGGTGAACAAAGAAAGGGACCATCCCCTCAAAAACAGCAGCCTGCAGGTGACCAGAAAAACCCTCAAACTGCTCAAGGTGCAAAACCAAAAGGCAACAAGCGCAGGAACAATCGTAAAAAGGGAGGAGGAAGACCCTCCAATAATAAAGGCAATCAGCAAAATGAACAATAG